From one Salmo salar chromosome ssa09, Ssal_v3.1, whole genome shotgun sequence genomic stretch:
- the LOC106611906 gene encoding T-cell leukemia homeobox protein 3 has protein sequence MERAPSAPSPPHKAVQHEPISFGIDQILSSGADSESGRTSSGDGYLLGSPTGGSAASYTALSISLSGMVPQLEDPGLYGVNHSLGSRGVIRVPAHRPLTVEGPPHVGSAVPGYGGLCFPWVGYRFAKDRLSALVPFTVTRRIGHPYQNRTPPKRKKPRTSFSRVQICELEKRFHRQKYLASAERATLAKSLKMTDAQVKTWFQNRRTKWRRQTAEEREAERQQANRLILQLQADALHKSLNESAGFDPLCSHNSSLYALQNLQPWAEKRE, from the exons ATGGAGCGCGCACCCAGCGCCCCAAGCCCTCCTCACAAAGCGGTCCAGCACGAACCCATCAGCTTCGGCATCGACCAGATACTTAGTAGCGGTGCTGACTCAGAGAGCGGCCGGACCAGCAGTGGAGACGGTTACCTTTTGGGGAGCCCAACTGGAGGGAGCGCAGCGTCCTACACCGCGCTGTCCATCTCACTCTCGGGTATGGTACCACAGTTAGAGGATCCTGGTTTGTACGGAGTGAACCACAGCCTGGGCAGCAGAGGAGTGATCCGGGTGCCCGCTCACAGACCGTTGACGGTCGAGGGACCGCCGCATGTGGGGAGCGCTGTGCCCGGGTATGGAGGCCTGTGTTTCCCGTGGGTCGGTTATAGGTTTGCCAAGGACAGGTTATCAG CTCTCGTGCCATTCACGGTGACCCGGCGGATAGGTCATCCATACCAGAACCGCACACCGCCCAAACGGAAAAAGCCACGGACATCCTTCTCCCGGGTGCAGATTTGTGAGTTGGAGAAGCGCTTCCACCGGCAGAAGTACCTCGCGAGCGCGGAGCGGGCCACCCTCGCCAAGAGCCTGAAGATGACAGACGCGCAGGTCAAGACCTGGTTCCAGAACCGCAGGACCAAGTGGAG GAGACAGACAGCAGAGGAGCGGGAGGCTGAGCGTCAACAGGCCAATCGGCTAATCCTACAGCTGCAGGCCGACGCCCTCCACAAGTCCCTCAATGAATCAGCAGGCTTTGACCCGCTGTGCTCACATAACTCCTCCTTGTATGCCCTGCAGAACCTCCAGCCCTGGGCCGAGAAGAGGGAGTAG